The DNA window ccttaaaacatataAGAGGATATCCCGGTCATTCTATTGGGAAGGGATGAAGAAGGACATCAAGGAACGGGTCGCAACATGTGCTATATGTCAACAAAATAAGTATGAGACTTTGTCCCCTCCTGGTCTCTTACAACCATTACCAATCCCAACTAAAGTGTGGTCTGAAATTTCAATGGACTTTATAACTTCCCTTCCACCTTGTAAGGGTAAAACTGTGATTTGGGTTGTTGTTGACAGATTGTCCAAATATGGCCACTTTCTGGCGTTAAGTCATCCTTATACAGCTTCTCAAATTGCTCAACTTTTTGTTGACAACATATTCAAGTTACATGGTATGCCACAATCCATAGTCAGTGATAGGGATCCAATCTTCATGAGCAAGTTTTGGAAAGAGTTCTTCCATTTGCAAGGTTCTGCACTTTGTTTTAGCTCGGGGTATCACCCACAAACCGATGGACAAACTGAAGTTCTCAATCGGTGTCTGGAAACCTATCTACGATGTTTTTGTAGTTTGCAACCCAAGAAATGGGTCAGTTGGTTGTCTTGGGCAGAATGGAGCTACAACACTAGCTTCCATTCTGCTATTAAAATGAGCCCATTTGAAGCTGTGTATGGTTCTGCTCCTCCTGTTATTCCCGCTTATGAACCAGGTACAACTACGGTGGAATCCGTGGAATAGTGTTTGAAGGAAAGAACCAGAATTTTGTCACTGCTGAAATGTAATTTGGAAGCTGCTCAATGTCGAATGAAAGTCCAAGCTGACAAGAAGATGATTGAAAGGGCTTTTGAAGTGGGCGATTTGGTTTACCTTCGATTGGTTCCTTACCAACTTAAGTCACTGGCAGCTCATTCCTTCCACAAACTTCAGCCTCGATTTTTTGGGCCGTTTTTTGTGTTAGCTAAAGCGGGTAATGTTGCTTACAAAATTAAGCTTCCTGATCACTCCAAACTGCACCCTGTGTTTCATGTCTCTTGCCTGAAAAAACATCTTGGAGGTACTTTTCAAGCTTCAGTTCCTTTACCGGTGTTGACAGATGATGGGATATTGCAGGATGTTCCGATTGCAATTTTGGATCGCAGAATAGTTAAGACGAATAACTTGGCTATAACAGAAGTCTTGGTTCAGTGGTGGAATCATTCTCAGGAGGATGCTACTTGGGAAGTCTACCACGAATTGAAACACAAATTTCCATAAATTGTTCATCTTTGACTATCTTGTTTTGAGTGTCAGCATGCTTAGTTGACTATTCGCATTGTATTGTAGTTacatttgttgttgtttttgtgcTCTGTAAGTTCAGTTTTAAGGGGGGGTATTGTTAGGAGTCTGTGACAGATGGCATAATTCTGTTGGTAATAGTTGGATGAGAGTTAGTTGGGTGGGTTGTTTGTTAGAACTCACTACATATAACGAATTGTAAAGGAAGTTGAGATAGGAATGAAATTGTGAATGTTCTCTGTATTCTCTCTGTGCAATCTCTCGAAGACGTAGCTAGGTCTTAACAGCAGTCTTCTTTTAAATCCGCCCCTCCCCTCGCCAATTCCTGGCGTCATAATGTCACTGAAATGTGGTGTGCTGTGGAAGATGATGGTTGGgtatttataagaaaaaaatataattctttctatttttctgaatttaaaaaaaataatttctcaAACTTAATTAgtatggaccgttggattacattttttttcccaATCCAACAACCCTAATTTTGTCACATCACCCAACAgtaactttaatttttttttctacattttttattttattttataagttGGAAGACTAGGACCGTtcattagagcaactccagcgttGCAAATGCCTCTTAGGGCTACTCACTATTGAATCCatccagtgaacagtaactgtcttttgcatctctactcctaaactgaatagccaTGGTAATAGGTAatgaaatattaatattttttattttataaaataatacaaaataattttatttgtaatttcggataagatttttaatcattaTCGTTGCGTCACGTGTTATTAtccgaaaagacaattattggtgatagatttcgataagatttttatccaatgccgtcgtgccacgtgtcattaccTTTTCAGAATCGTTGATGatagatttttaaccaatcacgtcgcgccacgtgtcacaatctgtttacaatctttgaggatagatttcgatcagatttttaaagaATGACGGCATGCCGAGTGGCATCATCTACAACCTAGtcctttctttttcctccatataacccaccatccatcctaagaaatcacacaccaaaatcaaaatctctatcattattcatagtttctacttccttcttcaccaaaatcaaaatcaaaatctctatcattattcatagtttatgcttccttcttacaatgtcttcttcttaaAAAATGTTGTGGGAAATCGAGGAGCAAGAGAAAGAATTGTTTAAGCAAGGGGAATAAATGTTCAATCTCCAGGTGgcccaaaatgagatggaagaggaagaggatgaggatgaggaccgtagaatgagagatgatgaagcaagaagccaaagagcctcacattcccatTAAGTCATTCAAGCTGGGGCTCAGATCTGCAGGCCAAGTCGTTCCGCAAACATTGATAGAAGCAAGCAACGACGAGGTAAAGATGTtttggacgattattttgtctgtaacagtgcattccctgatacgtactttagatgtcgttttagaatggaacgacatttgttcaacaaaatcgtGATTGCTGTTtacaaccatgattcttactttgtgcaaaagaatgatgcttTAGGTGTTACGTtcttgagtccctgatgaggtttttaTCCGCAATCGAATCTCTCTACACTGCAGAATATCTCCAGAAACCTACTCAAAAAGCCTCACATTCCCATCGAGTCATTCAAGTTGCAGCTCAGATCTGCAGGCTCAGCCGTTCCACAAACAATGATAGAAGGAGGCAATGATGAGGTAAAGATCTtttggacgattattttgtccgtaacagtgcattccctgatacgtactttagatgtcgttttagaatgaaacgacatttgttcaacaaaatcatgattgttgtttacaaTCATGATTTTTACTTTGTACAAAAGAATGATGCTTTAGGTGTTACAGGTCTCAttcctgagcaaaaaattactgctgccttgcggatgcttgcatatggagcatctgcagatcaagtggatgagatagcgaggatggagaaatcaaccattcttgagtccctgatgaggttttgctccGCAATCGAATCTCTATACACCGCAGAGTACTTCCGGAAAACCTACTGagatggacttgcaaaggcttctgaagaaggccgtgatgcgaggttttcctgggatgattggaagcatcgattgtatgcactggacctGGAAAAACTGTCGAAATGCATGGTGGGGAGTTTATGGGgacagaaaatgagcaaaaagtatcattttgaaggcggtggcttcatttgatacatggatttgacaCGTTTTTTTCGGTGTTCCGGgggctcaaaatgacctcaatgtccttgcccaatcctcagtgttcaacgatgtcctgcaaggaaaattacccaaggtggtcattgtttgtcaaaacagtgccacgtccgcgaagtgcaaaggaaaaacactttgcaagctgtcaagaggggtgtaggaaggatgtggaacgttgttttggtatcctccaagctcgtTGGACGATTGTAaggggtgctgccagaatgtttgatttaaagtcgcttcgatccatcatgatgacgtgcatcattcttcacaacatgattgtggaagatgagtacgattatgatgccgttgatgaatatgagccagacacaATGAACAATTCCATAACacaaatatattgtgctcatgacgccaTCGAAGAACCTTtgcaacacgagccattacAAAGGGGTGGAAGTTACAATGAAAGGCTCATTCAGCGATATACTGCGATTCAAGACCCATATCTGCACAATGCTtggcaaattgacttgataaagcaccagtgggaattgaaacaagctcaagaaacttaagttcatttagtgtgtttgtttttatttggtgtgtttgtttaattttatttggtgtgttttttaagttcatttagtgactttttttttttatttggtgtgtttgtaattttatttggtatgtttatgtaattttatttggtgtgtttatgtcatttgaataaatatactcttagtttaaataaattaccaaattaaataaatatactcttagtttaaataaagtactaaattcaataaattgaaacaacataaagtactctattcaataaataagaaattacaacccaaagcgAACATGTGGCCCAACCGTTGGTAtgagaattcaaatttttttactgTTGGGAATCCTACGGCCTAGAAATATAGtagttggaaatccaacggttgagAACAACCCACATCGCCCCCTTTTAGAAGAGTCCGAGTGCGCCTGCAAGTGGGCCCTGCCACCTGCCTTTGGTCGGCTCACTCGCCATGTTTCGCACGTTAAAGTCACGGGCCTgaagcaaacaaaaaaatattaataacgtGGATGATCTTAGATAGCCTCAAAAAAGGCCTCATGCCATTCTCACCCGACTGCCTTGCCCGTTGGAGTTGGGTCCACTCATTCGGTGAGGAAATTGGCATGGGCTGGAATGGGGATTCAATCACCGTGGGGCAATTTGTAGGGTGGGATGGGATTGCTCTTAAGGCGGGCAAGGGATCAATACCGTATACTGCGCTGGTATACGAAAAGAACAGATAGGAAGACGCTCTTTCTCTCCGTCTCAGTCTCATATCCGACGACAGACCGAGCAACCAGGTACTCGATTTGCTTGAATATATTTgctgtaattaattaattaaatttagttAGGTAGGTTAGGGTTTGGCTGCTCTCTCAGTTTGCTTCTATTTTTGtagtttaattttaattcagGGTTTGGTTCTAGCAGCTAACATGGATGATGAACcgatttttttgggttttctgaAACAGGGTTTATTTGGCAACCAACGAACGAGTGAAGGCGAACACAGGCTCGATCTCATCGATTAGGTAAacgtaactctctctctctctcgttgaAGCAATTTCAGGTTTGGTGTTTGAATTAATGTTCCAATTTTCAGTTTTGGGGTTTGAATTAATTCTCTAAATTTCAGTTTTGGGGTTTGAATTAAGGTTCTAATTATTATCATGAGATCCATGAAGCAATTTCGGTTCTTAGGGTTTGATTGGCAACGAATTGTATGATTAATACTGTGATTGATATATGTATCAGTGCATTGCAGAGGTAATCGATGGAGGCTGCTGGCGATATCAGTGCTCGCAAGGGAGTTACGGTTGGTGCTGTGTCCGCCCTTGTTTCCCAATATAACAAACTATCAGTGTGTAACACCTCGGAGCATCTCATAAGTACTAGAAACTCTACGGGCAAGGAGGAGGACGAGGATGCACATCAACCGAGCTATAAGGCTAAGAAGAAGAACAGATATCTGGCTGCCAAAAAGCCGGCCTATCGTTCACCAAACAAGAACAAGGCGGCCTATCAATTTCCCGCTATGCCACCATGGCCATGGCCAGTTGCTGAGGACATGCCTGTTGATGAAACCCCCTTTCCCGAATGTCTCTACCTTTTGACTGATGGTGATGGTCGCAAGATTGCATTATCTGATGAGCCTTTTGACTTGGAAGATTTTTATGCTGATCTAGAGAAGGCCGATGCCAGGACGAGGGAGTACCTGATCTGGAGGGAGGAGGAgagggagaaggagaaggaggctAAGTGCAGAAAGCCGCGAGGAACGAGGCTAGGAAAAAGGCGGGCCATAATTCGGGGTCTGGCGAAGTGACCCTACCCTTGAAGTAGGTAGGAGGAGATTGTGTAACTTCTATGGATCGACACAAGGACTTGTCAAGGAGGTAGTCACTTCTAGCTAAGATATGTAATAAGTGTTTTTACTTGTTCGTACTGTATTTTCGGAACAATTTGTAATGTTGACGTTAAGTGTATATTCGATAGCATCTATGCCTCAAATTATTTACTTGTGTTTGGCTTTTGGCAAGAAGACTTTTTTTTAGTAGAGGTTTAGTAGCATAAATAGGTTAACCGTTGGTAGGCTTATAGCAAGcaggcttttttttctttttttgtggaGAATATGATGATGGGGTGTGTCGTTCGTGTGTGTATCTATCGACTTATGTTCCCAACAGAGTGCCGGTTGCTGCTTAGTAGGACTCTGTTCATGGTTTTCTCCATCCCCTCCCCTCCCCTCCCCGTCCATGCACGGGTTTTGATCCCCGCCCCTTCAGATACATTTTAATGGTATTACAATGGCACCCGGTCGTCCATCTCCTCCGTATGTCATCATCCCACGCTTTCAGTTTCAGTTTCAGTTTTGCCAAGTGCTTGAACATCTTCCTCATGTTGGAGTGTGAGA is part of the Malus domestica chromosome 12, GDT2T_hap1 genome and encodes:
- the LOC103413700 gene encoding uncharacterized protein: MEAAGDISARKGVTVGAVSALVSQYNKLSVCNTSEHLISTRNSTGKEEDEDAHQPSYKAKKKNRYLAAKKPAYRSPNKNKAAYQFPAMPPWPWPVAEDMPVDETPFPECLYLLTDGDGRKIALSDEPFDLEDFYADLEKADARTREYLIWREEEREKEKEAKCRKPRGTRLGKRRAIIRGLAK